One Gloeothece verrucosa PCC 7822 DNA window includes the following coding sequences:
- a CDS encoding YidH family protein: MQLFFQSPDAKTKKPEKSKTDASRVREHLANERTYLAWMRTAISLMGFGVVISRLKSAHAALVLRFGYAWKLGLVFAIVGLLTVLLSTQHYFAVRHDIEEDTYEFAERWLILLSITVILLGTGIIYLVATSP; this comes from the coding sequence ATGCAGTTATTTTTTCAATCTCCCGATGCAAAAACAAAAAAACCTGAAAAATCTAAAACCGATGCTTCAAGAGTCCGAGAGCATTTAGCCAATGAGCGAACCTATTTAGCCTGGATGCGAACCGCCATTAGTTTAATGGGGTTTGGAGTCGTTATTTCCCGCCTTAAAAGCGCTCATGCGGCTTTGGTGCTTCGTTTTGGTTATGCATGGAAGTTAGGATTAGTTTTTGCCATCGTTGGTTTGTTGACGGTGTTACTATCTACTCAGCATTATTTCGCTGTTCGACATGATATTGAAGAAGATACTTATGAATTTGCCGAGCGCTGGCTCATTCTTTTAAGTATTACTGTAATTCTCTTGGGAACGGGAATTATTTATTTAGTCGCCACGAGTCCCTAA
- a CDS encoding trypsin-like peptidase domain-containing protein, with protein MNNKHLYLGILTLTGLIVLTLISQVKPDPVLGDTNPSTVDQLRHREPQPLRWLLAASEEEKIRIQVYEQASPAVVTIMTSDAMGSGFIVSNDGLVITNAHVVRDATSPVKIVLADEREVVADLVGFQGQGLDLAALKIRNPSNLKTLRLGDPKAVKVGQSVYAIGTPLDPQLQNTYTSGIVSRVDHKRGFIQHDAAINPGNSGGPLLNSNGEVIGVNTMLINPSGNTNIGIGLAISIAEVQPFLVALQKGDSSMIAQQPPQQETEETTTIAQLPVDGQPISATLKAGDQVLPNNTYVHLYAFQGRKGQQVVIEMTSKQIDPSLFLYLADKELLIEQNDDESTSNFNAKLVATLPEDGLYLVLANAYEAGETGSYELRAIVK; from the coding sequence ATGAATAATAAGCACTTATACTTAGGAATTTTAACATTAACAGGATTGATAGTCTTGACTCTCATCTCACAAGTCAAACCCGATCCAGTTTTAGGCGATACAAACCCTTCAACCGTAGATCAACTCAGGCACAGAGAACCACAACCTTTAAGATGGCTTTTAGCCGCTAGTGAAGAAGAAAAAATCCGCATCCAAGTGTATGAACAAGCTAGTCCGGCAGTGGTTACCATTATGACATCTGATGCGATGGGTAGCGGTTTCATCGTTTCCAATGATGGGTTAGTGATCACCAATGCTCATGTGGTTAGGGATGCCACCTCACCGGTTAAAATTGTTTTAGCCGATGAAAGAGAAGTCGTGGCTGATCTTGTGGGTTTTCAGGGACAAGGGTTAGATTTAGCCGCCTTAAAAATTCGCAATCCTAGTAATTTAAAAACATTGCGTTTAGGCGATCCAAAAGCGGTTAAAGTCGGACAATCAGTCTATGCAATTGGGACTCCTTTAGATCCTCAACTTCAAAATACTTACACCAGTGGAATTGTGAGTCGTGTCGATCATAAACGAGGATTTATTCAACATGATGCCGCCATTAATCCGGGTAATTCAGGAGGACCTTTACTCAACTCTAATGGTGAGGTAATTGGCGTTAATACCATGTTAATTAATCCCAGTGGCAATACGAATATTGGTATTGGTTTAGCCATTTCCATCGCCGAAGTACAACCCTTTTTAGTCGCGCTACAAAAAGGCGATAGTTCAATGATTGCTCAACAACCCCCTCAACAAGAAACCGAAGAGACGACCACCATCGCTCAATTACCTGTTGACGGTCAACCGATCAGCGCAACTCTCAAAGCCGGAGATCAGGTGTTACCCAATAATACCTATGTTCATTTGTATGCTTTTCAAGGTCGCAAAGGTCAACAAGTGGTTATTGAAATGACCAGTAAACAAATTGATCCATCTCTATTTTTATATTTAGCGGATAAAGAATTATTAATTGAGCAAAATGATGATGAGTCAACGTCAAATTTTAATGCTAAATTAGTAGCGACTTTACCGGAAGATGGACTTTATTTAGTTTTAGCTAATGCTTATGAAGCTGGAGAAACAGGCAGTTACGAATTACGGGCAATTGTTAAATAA
- a CDS encoding 4-hydroxybenzoate solanesyltransferase, with product MTQSQQALEPTWLTIIRLLRWDKPAGRLILMIPALWAVFLAAQGTPPLPLVGVIILGTLATSATGCVVNDLWDRDIDPQVERTRNRPIASRALSVRVAIIIAFIALACAAILAFYLNSLSFWLCVAAVPVIIGYPLAKRFFPIPQLVLSIAWGFGVLISWSAVTGSLETSTWLLWGATIFWTLGFDTVYALSDREDDLKIGINSSAIFFGDYAADAIGFFFAATAGLLACVGVEMHLNMVFWSAWLIAVVAWVGQYIRLRQNEIPRVAYGQIFAQNVWIGFILLSGMILGLLLV from the coding sequence ATGACTCAATCACAACAAGCTTTAGAACCTACCTGGTTAACCATTATTCGCTTGCTGCGGTGGGATAAACCCGCAGGACGACTCATTTTAATGATTCCTGCTTTGTGGGCAGTATTTTTGGCGGCCCAAGGGACTCCGCCTTTACCTTTGGTGGGCGTTATTATTTTAGGAACTTTAGCCACCAGTGCGACGGGTTGCGTGGTTAATGATTTATGGGACCGCGATATCGATCCGCAAGTGGAAAGAACCCGTAACCGCCCCATTGCCTCCCGTGCTTTGTCGGTGAGGGTTGCTATCATTATTGCCTTTATTGCTCTAGCTTGTGCGGCCATATTAGCATTTTATCTAAATTCCCTGAGTTTTTGGTTGTGTGTGGCGGCGGTGCCGGTGATTATTGGCTACCCCCTAGCGAAGCGTTTTTTTCCCATTCCTCAGTTAGTGTTGTCTATTGCTTGGGGGTTTGGGGTGTTAATTAGCTGGAGTGCTGTTACAGGTTCGTTAGAAACTTCTACTTGGTTACTGTGGGGAGCAACGATTTTTTGGACTCTCGGTTTTGATACGGTTTATGCCCTTTCGGATCGCGAAGATGATTTAAAAATTGGGATCAATTCCAGTGCGATCTTCTTTGGAGATTATGCGGCTGATGCTATCGGTTTCTTTTTTGCCGCTACAGCCGGTTTATTGGCTTGTGTGGGGGTAGAAATGCACTTAAATATGGTGTTTTGGAGTGCTTGGTTAATTGCTGTGGTGGCTTGGGTTGGGCAATATATTCGCCTGCGTCAAAATGAGATTCCTAGGGTGGCTTATGGACAAATTTTTGCTCAGAATGTTTGGATCGGTTTTATTTTATTGAGTGGGATGATTTTAGGGTTATTGTTAGTTTAA
- a CDS encoding DUF1003 domain-containing protein produces MILSNSTAKMNNDHRNKPALNVAKKSLKSKAQKSEKQELTFGQKLADRLASKVGSWPFLIGQSAILAGWVGINLTPGLPHWDESPFILLNLVFSFASAYTAPIVLMSQNRQSDEDRKNASLNHEVNLQAASNIELLHAKMDEIYSQKLSEMMEILKQQQAATNEIKVVVLPAKAGSAMEKEKAETVVPNFELPFLVDFTVNANSSTPQINQGLFTHASQNPFLGLHPMNLDK; encoded by the coding sequence ATGATTTTATCTAACTCTACTGCCAAAATGAATAACGACCATAGAAACAAACCCGCCCTGAATGTAGCCAAAAAATCCCTCAAATCTAAAGCTCAAAAAAGCGAAAAACAAGAATTAACTTTCGGACAAAAGTTAGCGGATAGACTAGCCTCTAAGGTGGGTTCTTGGCCGTTTCTGATTGGACAAAGTGCCATTTTAGCGGGGTGGGTTGGCATCAATTTAACCCCTGGACTTCCTCATTGGGATGAATCTCCTTTTATTCTACTGAATTTGGTTTTTTCTTTTGCCTCTGCTTATACAGCCCCCATTGTTTTAATGAGTCAAAATCGTCAATCTGATGAAGACCGTAAAAATGCTTCCTTGAATCATGAAGTCAATTTACAAGCGGCTTCTAATATAGAACTATTGCATGCAAAAATGGATGAGATATACTCTCAGAAATTATCAGAAATGATGGAAATCCTGAAGCAACAGCAAGCCGCCACCAATGAAATCAAAGTTGTTGTTTTACCTGCCAAAGCCGGGTCGGCAATGGAAAAAGAAAAAGCGGAAACTGTCGTTCCCAATTTTGAGTTACCCTTTTTAGTGGATTTTACTGTAAATGCTAACAGTTCTACCCCTCAAATCAACCAAGGTCTTTTCACTCACGCTTCACAAAATCCCTTTTTAGGCCTTCATCCAATGAACTTGGATAAGTAG
- a CDS encoding cadmium resistance transporter: MTNIITAIATGITAFSATNLDDILILMLFFSQAKSLFSRRQIVIGQYLGVMALVLVSLTGFFGGLLLPESWIGLLGLAPIAIGINRLLNGDNDESEEKPTLSQPKRHSAWGNFLSPQTYGVAAVTLANGGDNVGIYVPLFAHCTPQNLLIILSVFFCLIGVWCYVAYGLTRVPVIADNLTRYGNYLVPFVLIGLGLTILIESHTLENPALIILTLIVSSMSLIMLNCNSDQTLEV, encoded by the coding sequence ATGACTAACATAATCACGGCAATTGCTACTGGAATAACCGCTTTCAGTGCCACAAACTTAGATGATATTCTGATTTTAATGCTGTTCTTTTCTCAGGCAAAATCCCTGTTTTCCCGTCGCCAAATCGTCATCGGTCAATATTTAGGCGTTATGGCATTAGTGCTAGTTAGTTTGACAGGTTTCTTTGGCGGCTTACTACTTCCTGAGTCTTGGATTGGATTATTAGGACTTGCACCCATAGCCATAGGGATTAATCGTTTACTGAATGGAGACAACGACGAATCAGAAGAAAAACCTACCCTTTCTCAACCTAAAAGACATTCTGCTTGGGGGAATTTTTTATCTCCTCAAACCTATGGAGTAGCAGCAGTTACCTTGGCCAATGGTGGTGATAATGTGGGAATTTATGTACCTCTATTTGCCCATTGTACTCCGCAAAATCTTCTAATTATTTTAAGCGTATTTTTCTGTTTAATAGGTGTTTGGTGTTATGTGGCCTATGGCTTAACTCGTGTGCCGGTCATTGCTGATAATTTGACTCGTTACGGTAACTATCTAGTTCCCTTTGTTTTAATTGGGTTGGGTTTAACCATTTTAATCGAAAGTCATACTTTAGAAAATCCTGCCTTAATTATCTTAACTTTAATAGTCAGCAGTATGAGTTTAATCATGCTCAACTGTAACAGTGACCAAACTCTAGAAGTTTAA
- a CDS encoding COP23 domain-containing protein, whose translation MTLKLCTTGLAFIVMALVQISETIPQAIAQQRVKFICGTSFDASRNQRFPATLAWTPARKQPIIVWTKPVANYTPQQRCEEVSPRFQEAYQTGTLQFITNGFMRGQQVICAAKGYRQPCSTLLMTLRPGENSLEALNELRDILNGRQVGPAQHSSGTPQMYYEINIDEVLKNAPVENE comes from the coding sequence ATGACACTGAAACTTTGCACAACAGGACTGGCATTCATAGTAATGGCGCTTGTTCAAATAAGCGAAACAATTCCACAAGCGATAGCACAGCAACGGGTAAAGTTTATTTGTGGGACAAGTTTTGATGCTTCTCGTAACCAGCGTTTCCCGGCTACTTTAGCCTGGACACCAGCCAGAAAACAACCCATTATTGTTTGGACGAAACCGGTAGCAAACTACACCCCTCAACAGCGATGTGAAGAGGTTTCTCCTCGCTTTCAAGAAGCTTATCAAACAGGAACATTACAATTCATTACTAATGGGTTTATGCGGGGTCAACAGGTTATTTGTGCCGCCAAAGGTTATAGACAACCTTGTTCTACTTTATTAATGACTTTACGACCCGGTGAAAATTCTTTAGAAGCATTAAATGAACTACGAGATATTCTTAATGGTCGTCAAGTCGGCCCGGCACAACATAGTTCTGGAACTCCCCAAATGTACTACGAAATTAACATAGACGAAGTTCTCAAAAATGCTCCCGTTGAAAATGAGTAA